A genome region from Pseudomonas sp. N3-W includes the following:
- the aceE gene encoding pyruvate dehydrogenase (acetyl-transferring), homodimeric type, whose translation MQDLDPVETQEWLDALESVLDKEGEDRAHYLMTRMGELATRSGSQLPYAITTPYRNTIPVTHEARMPGDLFMERRIRSLVRWNAMAMVMRTNLKDSDLGGHISSFASSATLYDIGFNYFFQAPTDEHGGDLIYFQGHTSPGVYARAFMEGRITEEQMNNFRQEVDGQGLSSYPHPWLMPDFWQFPTVSMGLGPIQAIYQARFMKYLEARGFIPEGKQKVWCFLGDGECDEPESLGAISLAGREKLDNLIFVINCNLQRLDGPVRGNGKIIQELEGVFRGAQWNVTKVIWGRFWDPLLAKDVDGILQRRMDEVIDGEYQNYKAKDGAFVREHFFNSPELKAMVADLSDDEIWKLNRGGHDPYKVYAAYHEAVNHKEQPTVILAKTIKGYGTGAGEAKNTAHNTKKVDVESLKLFRDRFDIPVKDDQLENLPFFKPEPNSAEARYLSERRTALGGFVPQRRAESFSVPTPSLDTLKAILDGSGDREISTTMAFVRILAQLVKDKEIGPRIVPIIPDEARTFGMEGMFRQLGIYSSVGQLYEPVDKDQVMFYREDKKGQILEEGINEAGAMSSFIAAGTSYSSHNQPMLPFYIFYSMFGFQRIGDLAWAAGDSRTRGFLIGGTAGRTTLNGEGLQHEDGHSHILAGTIPNCRTFDPTYGYELAVIIQDGMKKMTEEQQDVFYYITVMNESYQQPAMPAGVEEGIVKGMYLLEEDTREAAHHVQLMGSGTILREVREAAKILREEFNIGADVWSVTSFNELRRDGLAVERSNRLHPGQKPQLSYVEECLNGRKGPVIASTDYMKLFAEQIRQWVPSKEFKVLGTDGFGRSDSRKKLRHFFEVDRHFVVLAALEALADRGDIEPKVVAEAIVKFGINPEKRNPLDC comes from the coding sequence ATGCAAGACCTCGATCCCGTCGAAACCCAGGAATGGCTGGACGCCCTGGAATCGGTTCTCGACAAAGAAGGCGAAGACCGTGCTCACTATCTGATGACCCGTATGGGCGAACTTGCGACCCGCAGCGGCTCGCAATTGCCTTACGCCATCACCACGCCTTACCGCAACACGATTCCCGTTACCCACGAAGCACGCATGCCTGGCGACCTGTTCATGGAACGCCGCATTCGCTCGCTGGTACGCTGGAACGCGATGGCCATGGTAATGCGTACGAACCTGAAAGATTCTGACCTGGGTGGTCACATCTCCAGCTTCGCGTCCAGTGCGACCCTGTATGACATCGGCTTCAACTACTTCTTCCAGGCCCCGACCGACGAACACGGCGGCGACCTGATCTACTTCCAGGGCCACACCTCGCCAGGCGTTTACGCCCGCGCGTTCATGGAAGGCCGCATCACCGAAGAGCAAATGAACAACTTCCGCCAGGAAGTCGACGGTCAGGGCCTGTCGTCCTACCCGCACCCTTGGCTGATGCCTGACTTCTGGCAGTTCCCGACTGTATCGATGGGCCTTGGCCCGATCCAGGCGATCTACCAGGCACGTTTCATGAAGTACCTGGAAGCCCGTGGCTTCATCCCTGAAGGCAAGCAGAAAGTCTGGTGCTTCCTGGGCGACGGCGAGTGCGACGAGCCGGAATCCCTGGGCGCGATCTCCCTGGCTGGCCGCGAGAAGCTGGACAACCTGATCTTCGTCATCAACTGCAACCTGCAGCGCCTCGACGGCCCGGTTCGCGGCAACGGCAAGATCATCCAGGAACTCGAAGGCGTGTTCCGCGGTGCTCAGTGGAACGTGACCAAAGTCATCTGGGGTCGTTTCTGGGACCCACTGCTGGCCAAAGACGTCGACGGTATCCTGCAACGTCGCATGGACGAAGTCATCGACGGCGAGTACCAGAACTACAAGGCCAAAGACGGCGCGTTCGTGCGTGAACACTTCTTCAACTCGCCAGAACTCAAGGCGATGGTTGCAGACTTGTCCGACGACGAGATCTGGAAACTCAACCGTGGCGGCCACGACCCGTACAAGGTCTACGCGGCGTACCACGAAGCGGTCAACCACAAAGAACAACCGACTGTCATCCTGGCCAAGACCATCAAGGGTTATGGCACCGGTGCCGGCGAAGCGAAAAACACTGCGCACAACACCAAGAAGGTTGATGTTGAAAGCCTGAAGCTGTTCCGCGATCGCTTCGATATCCCGGTCAAAGACGACCAGTTGGAAAACTTGCCGTTCTTCAAGCCGGAACCCAACAGCGCCGAAGCCCGCTACCTCAGCGAGCGTCGCACTGCACTGGGCGGTTTCGTGCCTCAGCGTCGCGCCGAAAGCTTCAGCGTTCCGACGCCGTCACTGGACACCCTCAAAGCCATTCTTGATGGCTCGGGCGACCGTGAAATCTCCACCACCATGGCCTTCGTGCGCATCCTCGCGCAACTGGTCAAGGACAAGGAAATCGGCCCGCGCATCGTTCCGATCATCCCGGACGAGGCCCGTACCTTCGGCATGGAAGGCATGTTCCGTCAGTTGGGCATCTACTCCTCCGTCGGCCAGCTCTACGAGCCAGTCGATAAAGACCAGGTGATGTTCTACCGCGAAGACAAGAAGGGCCAGATTCTCGAAGAAGGCATCAACGAAGCAGGCGCCATGAGCTCCTTCATCGCTGCCGGTACTTCGTACTCCAGCCACAACCAGCCAATGCTGCCGTTCTACATCTTCTACTCGATGTTCGGCTTCCAGCGTATCGGCGACCTGGCCTGGGCCGCTGGCGACAGCCGCACCCGTGGCTTCCTGATCGGCGGCACCGCCGGCCGGACCACGCTGAACGGCGAAGGCCTGCAACACGAAGACGGTCACAGCCACATCCTGGCCGGCACCATCCCGAACTGCCGCACCTTTGATCCAACCTACGGCTACGAGCTGGCGGTGATCATTCAGGACGGCATGAAGAAGATGACCGAAGAGCAACAGGACGTCTTCTACTACATCACCGTGATGAACGAGTCCTACCAGCAGCCAGCCATGCCGGCCGGCGTCGAGGAAGGCATCGTCAAGGGCATGTACCTGCTTGAAGAAGACACCCGCGAAGCGGCGCACCACGTTCAGCTGATGGGCTCCGGCACCATCCTGCGTGAAGTCCGTGAAGCGGCGAAGATTCTGCGTGAAGAGTTCAACATCGGTGCCGACGTATGGAGCGTTACCAGCTTCAACGAACTGCGTCGCGACGGCCTGGCCGTTGAGCGCAGCAACCGTCTGCACCCTGGCCAGAAGCCACAGCTGAGCTACGTCGAAGAGTGCCTGAACGGTCGCAAAGGTCCGGTCATCGCCTCCACCGACTACATGAAACTGTTCGCCGAGCAGATCCGTCAGTGGGTTCCTTCCAAGGAATTCAAAGTGCTGGGCACCGACGGTTTTGGCCGCAGCGACAGCCGCAAGAAACTGCGTCATTTCTTCGAAGTCGACCGTCATTTCGTGGTGTTGGCAGCCCTGGAAGCACTGGCTGACCGTGGTGACATCGAACCCAAGGTGGTGGCTGAAGCCATCGTCAAGTTCGGTATCAACCCGGAAAAACGCAACCCACTGGACTGCTGA
- a CDS encoding bifunctional diguanylate cyclase/phosphodiesterase, whose product MKSQPDATSRMVAEVVTQLPVPSRLGMLRFERLNEASWALLFLDPNCERQFGQPAVELCALVGSPYASLMEPEARYQLHDAIQQQLTQSPHYLIRYTLHTAAGTLSLLELGEAYKQHNRHLLRGYLLVVDGLFEGEPLLPALDLETQNSRLQIALELNQRAQQEQLQHLDRVRAQQDLILLLTRQRYSSGNSLQEAAELITRSACDIYEIDCASLWNLEGSLLVPISAYHRATGDYQMPEIINVADFPDYLEALQSSRAIDAHNAIRDPRTRDMAESLRPRDVNAMLDASIRVDGQVVGVLCLEQTGATRAWQSDEIAFAGELADQFAQVINNHNRRTATSALHLFQRAVEQSANAFLLVNCDGVVEYVNPSFTAITQYTTEEVHGQRLSELPALENLSELLFDAPSALAKSNSWQGEFKSRRKNLEPYWGQLSISKVYGDNRELTHYIGIYEDITQTKLAQQRIERLAYTDNLTNLGNRPAFIRNLDERFAHDTDTPISLLLVDIDNFKRINDSLGHQTGDKLLISLARRLRNSLSPSGSLARFASNEFAVLLDNTDLPTGQQIANQLLATLDKPMFVDNQLISVTGSVGLACAPLHGRDPQTLMRNAGLALHKAKANGKHQVQVFTEALNAEASYKLFVENNLRRALTQNELDVFYQPKLCLRSGRLLGMEALLRWNHPEKGMIRPDQFISVAEETGLIIPIGKWIARQACRMSKDLTAAGLGNLQVAINLSPKQFSDPDLVASIANILKEEALPAKLLELELTEGLLLEATEDTHLQLDQLKRLGLTLAMDDFGTGYSSLSYLKKFPIDIIKIDRSFIHEIPDNQDDMEITSAVIAMAHNLKLKVVAEGIETSEQLAFLRRHRCDVGQGYLFDRPIPGCELIEKLRRYPRGPIA is encoded by the coding sequence ATGAAAAGCCAACCCGATGCCACCAGCCGTATGGTGGCCGAGGTAGTGACGCAGTTGCCTGTGCCCTCGCGGCTCGGCATGCTGCGTTTCGAACGGCTGAATGAAGCGAGCTGGGCGCTGCTGTTTCTCGACCCCAATTGCGAACGCCAGTTCGGCCAGCCGGCCGTGGAGCTCTGCGCGCTGGTCGGCTCGCCCTACGCCAGCCTGATGGAGCCCGAAGCGCGCTATCAGCTGCATGACGCGATCCAGCAACAACTCACCCAAAGCCCGCACTACCTGATCCGCTACACCCTGCACACTGCCGCCGGCACCTTGAGCCTGCTGGAGCTGGGCGAAGCCTACAAACAACACAATCGACACCTGCTGCGCGGCTACCTGCTGGTCGTCGACGGCCTGTTCGAGGGTGAACCGCTGCTGCCGGCGCTGGACCTGGAAACCCAGAACTCGCGCCTGCAAATCGCACTGGAGCTCAACCAGCGCGCCCAACAGGAACAACTCCAGCACCTGGACCGCGTGCGTGCCCAGCAGGACTTGATCCTGCTGCTGACCCGCCAGCGCTACAGCTCCGGCAACTCCCTGCAAGAAGCCGCCGAACTGATCACCCGCAGCGCCTGCGACATCTACGAAATCGACTGCGCCAGCCTGTGGAATCTCGAAGGCTCGCTGCTGGTACCGATTTCGGCGTACCACCGCGCCACCGGCGATTATCAAATGCCGGAAATCATCAACGTCGCCGACTTCCCGGACTATCTGGAAGCGCTGCAAAGCAGCCGCGCCATCGACGCCCACAACGCCATCCGCGACCCACGTACCCGCGACATGGCCGAGAGCCTGCGCCCGCGTGACGTCAACGCCATGCTCGACGCCAGCATCCGCGTCGACGGCCAGGTGGTCGGCGTCCTGTGCCTGGAGCAGACCGGTGCGACCCGCGCCTGGCAGTCCGATGAAATTGCCTTTGCCGGTGAGCTGGCCGATCAGTTCGCCCAGGTCATCAACAATCACAACCGCCGAACCGCCACCAGCGCCCTGCACCTGTTCCAGCGTGCCGTGGAGCAAAGCGCCAACGCCTTTTTGCTGGTCAATTGCGACGGCGTGGTCGAGTACGTCAACCCGAGCTTCACCGCGATCACCCAGTACACCACCGAAGAAGTCCACGGCCAGCGGCTGTCGGAACTGCCGGCCCTGGAGAACCTCAGCGAACTGCTGTTCGACGCGCCCTCGGCGCTGGCCAAGAGCAACAGCTGGCAGGGCGAATTCAAGAGTCGGCGCAAAAACCTCGAACCGTACTGGGGCCAGTTGTCGATTTCCAAGGTCTATGGTGACAACCGCGAGCTGACCCATTACATCGGCATCTACGAAGACATCACCCAGACCAAGCTCGCCCAGCAGCGCATCGAGCGCCTGGCCTACACCGACAACCTGACCAACCTGGGCAACCGGCCGGCGTTCATCCGCAACCTCGACGAGCGTTTTGCCCACGACACCGACACGCCGATCAGCTTGTTGCTGGTGGACATCGACAACTTCAAGCGGATCAACGACAGCCTCGGTCACCAGACCGGCGACAAGCTGCTGATCAGCCTCGCCCGGCGCCTGCGTAACAGCCTGAGCCCGAGCGGTAGCCTGGCGCGTTTTGCCAGTAACGAATTCGCCGTGCTGCTGGACAACACCGACCTGCCGACCGGCCAGCAAATTGCCAACCAGTTGCTGGCGACCCTCGACAAACCGATGTTCGTCGACAACCAGCTGATCAGCGTCACCGGCTCCGTGGGCCTGGCCTGCGCACCGCTGCACGGGCGCGACCCGCAAACCCTGATGCGCAACGCCGGCCTGGCGCTGCACAAGGCCAAGGCCAACGGCAAGCATCAGGTCCAGGTGTTCACCGAAGCACTGAACGCCGAGGCCAGCTACAAACTGTTCGTGGAGAACAACCTGCGCCGCGCCCTGACCCAGAACGAGCTGGACGTGTTCTATCAGCCCAAGCTGTGCCTGCGCAGCGGCCGCCTGCTGGGCATGGAAGCCTTGCTGCGCTGGAACCACCCGGAAAAGGGCATGATCCGTCCGGACCAGTTCATCAGCGTCGCCGAAGAAACCGGCCTGATCATCCCCATCGGCAAATGGATCGCCCGCCAGGCCTGCCGCATGAGCAAAGACCTGACCGCCGCCGGCCTGGGCAATCTGCAAGTGGCGATCAACCTGTCACCCAAGCAGTTCTCCGACCCGGACCTGGTGGCGTCCATCGCCAACATCCTCAAGGAAGAAGCCCTGCCGGCGAAACTGCTGGAGCTGGAACTGACCGAAGGCCTGCTGCTGGAAGCCACCGAAGACACCCACTTGCAGCTCGACCAGCTCAAGCGCCTGGGCCTGACGCTGGCCATGGACGACTTCGGCACTGGTTACTCGTCGCTCAGTTACCTGAAAAAATTCCCGATCGACATCATCAAGATCGATCGCAGCTTCATCCACGAAATCCCGGACAACCAGGACGACATGGAAATCACCTCGGCGGTGATCGCCATGGCCCACAACCTGAAACTCAAGGTCGTCGCCGAAGGCATCGAAACTTCCGAGCAGTTGGCCTTCCTGCGCCGTCACCGTTGCGACGTCGGCCAGGGCTACCTGTTCGACCGGCCAATACCAGGCTGCGAGCTGATCGAAAAGCTCAGACGCTACCCGCGTGGGCCAATCGCCTGA
- a CDS encoding alkaline phosphatase D family protein, producing the protein MLKPTVGPIIGHTTTNHARIFLRGETKKYASAFAGARYRRADDEHWSKGTFVKLSIVRDMADVIVLNDLEANTNYEYQAGWFSPMSPAHTVESVQELPLQWPRELYRFRTPSNEIFIPRAYVVGSCRYLRLTAGIPSSPQLGDRIFESIHHLVENTQPPVSAMLMTGDQIYVDDLNFIAPDREYAEILKKYRAAFSQPGITTLMSRVPTYMILDDHEIEDNWPANAGKADDELYRNAMTAYELYQASHSPLHKRGENGKVDCTRPEHYWYQLSEGDIEWFVTDSRTRRNLSAGNRRILDEEQEQALCHWLINSPARVKFVVTSVMFYPDRTLNGDDAWKAFPEQRLRLLETIRTHRLKNVIFVSGDVHGSLTSRLSHSEDPDFEVHTLVSSPLCNSKLLPYARESTFILDQPLTRTAAGDYRHELTSKVVSQDNFAHLVVERDHLRVNYHDREGKLLQSVRIALH; encoded by the coding sequence ATGTTAAAACCAACCGTCGGCCCTATTATTGGCCACACGACAACTAACCACGCACGTATATTCTTGCGTGGGGAAACAAAAAAATATGCATCAGCATTTGCCGGGGCACGTTATCGGCGTGCCGATGATGAACACTGGTCCAAAGGGACTTTTGTCAAGTTGTCGATAGTGCGGGACATGGCAGACGTGATTGTCCTGAACGACCTTGAGGCCAATACGAACTACGAATACCAGGCCGGCTGGTTCAGCCCGATGAGCCCGGCGCACACCGTGGAATCGGTGCAGGAACTGCCACTGCAATGGCCGCGCGAGCTGTACCGGTTTCGTACGCCCTCCAACGAAATCTTCATCCCCCGCGCCTATGTGGTGGGCTCCTGTCGCTATCTGCGATTGACCGCAGGCATTCCGTCTTCGCCACAATTGGGAGACCGGATTTTCGAATCGATCCACCATCTGGTGGAGAACACCCAACCGCCCGTCAGTGCCATGCTGATGACCGGCGACCAGATTTACGTTGATGACCTCAACTTTATTGCGCCGGACCGGGAATACGCTGAAATCCTCAAGAAGTACCGTGCGGCATTTTCTCAACCCGGCATTACAACGTTGATGTCTCGCGTACCGACTTACATGATTCTTGATGATCATGAAATCGAAGATAACTGGCCAGCCAATGCCGGAAAGGCAGACGACGAACTGTACCGTAACGCCATGACCGCCTATGAGTTATATCAGGCCAGCCACAGCCCGCTGCACAAACGGGGCGAGAACGGAAAAGTTGACTGCACAAGACCTGAACATTATTGGTATCAACTAAGCGAAGGCGATATTGAATGGTTTGTGACCGACAGCCGAACCCGGCGCAACTTGTCTGCCGGGAACCGGCGCATCCTTGACGAAGAACAGGAACAGGCTTTGTGTCACTGGCTGATCAACAGCCCGGCACGGGTCAAATTCGTGGTCACCAGCGTGATGTTCTACCCCGACCGCACACTCAACGGCGATGACGCGTGGAAAGCCTTTCCCGAACAGCGCCTGCGGCTGCTGGAGACAATTCGCACACACCGGCTGAAGAATGTGATCTTCGTGTCCGGCGACGTCCATGGCTCCCTGACCAGCCGCCTGAGCCACAGCGAGGACCCGGATTTCGAGGTTCACACCCTCGTGTCCTCGCCGCTGTGCAACAGCAAGTTGCTGCCGTATGCCCGCGAGTCGACCTTTATCCTCGATCAGCCCCTGACGCGGACGGCGGCTGGCGACTATCGGCATGAGTTGACGAGCAAGGTGGTCAGCCAGGATAACTTTGCGCATCTGGTGGTGGAGCGGGATCATCTGCGGGTCAATTACCATGACCGGGAGGGCAAGCTGCTGCAGTCTGTTCGTATTGCACTGCATTAA
- a CDS encoding short-chain dehydrogenase, translated as MALTSNCDDMPTLFVDTQAPLDVLYDAASYRILAVTQVMENLSMRGSIECQSFILSDFALLCAIPLRDGCDVLDVIGRRLRARYPE; from the coding sequence ATGGCGCTCACCAGCAATTGCGATGACATGCCTACCCTGTTCGTCGATACCCAAGCGCCGCTCGATGTTTTGTATGACGCAGCCAGCTATCGAATTCTCGCCGTCACCCAGGTGATGGAGAACCTGTCGATGCGTGGCTCGATCGAGTGTCAGTCGTTCATCCTTAGCGACTTTGCCTTGCTCTGCGCCATTCCGTTGCGGGATGGGTGTGATGTGCTGGATGTAATTGGACGGCGGTTGCGGGCTCGTTATCCGGAATAG
- the aceF gene encoding dihydrolipoyllysine-residue acetyltransferase, which yields MSELIRVPDIGSGEGEVIELFVKVGDRVEADQSILTLESDKASMEIPAPKAGIVKALKVKLGDRLKEGDELLELEVEGAAAAAPAAAAAPAAKAEAKPAAAPAAAAAPAAAPATASVQQVHVPDIGSSGKAQIIEIQVKVGDTVAADQSLITLESDKASMEIPSPVAGVVESISVKLNDEVGTGDLILALKVVGAAPAAAAPAQAAAPAAAAPAPAAAAPAAPVADTVQDIHVPDIGSAGKAKIIEVLVKAGDTVEADQSLITLESDKASMEIPSPAAGVVESVSIKLDDEVGTGDLILKLKVKGAAPAAAKAPAAAAPAAAAPAASAPAAAPAAAPVAAAPVKSGAKVHAGPAVRQLAREFGVELNAVSPSGPHGRVLKEDVQVYVKAMLQKAKEAPAAAAGATGGAGIPPIPVVDFSRFGETEEVPMTRLMQIGASSLHRSWLNIPHVTQFDSADITELEAFRIAQKAVAEKAGVKLTILPLLLKSCAHLLKELPDFNSSLAPSGKAIIRKKYVNIGFAVDTPEGLLVPVIKNVDQKSLLQLAAEAAALAAKARDKKLTADDMQGACFTISSLGHIGGTGFTPIVNAPEVAILGVSKATIQPVWDGKAFQPKLMLPLSLSYDHRVINGAAAARFTKRLSDLLADIRTILL from the coding sequence GTGAGCGAACTCATTCGCGTACCTGACATCGGCAGCGGTGAAGGTGAAGTAATTGAACTGTTTGTGAAGGTCGGCGACCGTGTCGAAGCCGACCAGAGCATCCTGACGCTGGAATCGGACAAGGCGAGCATGGAAATCCCTGCCCCCAAGGCCGGCATCGTCAAGGCCCTGAAAGTGAAGCTGGGCGATCGCCTGAAAGAAGGCGACGAACTGCTGGAGCTGGAAGTCGAAGGTGCCGCTGCTGCGGCCCCTGCGGCTGCCGCAGCCCCTGCTGCCAAAGCTGAAGCCAAACCGGCTGCCGCACCTGCTGCTGCCGCTGCTCCTGCTGCCGCGCCGGCCACCGCCAGCGTCCAGCAAGTGCATGTGCCGGACATCGGTTCGTCGGGCAAGGCGCAGATCATCGAAATCCAGGTCAAGGTTGGCGACACCGTCGCCGCTGATCAGTCGCTGATCACCCTGGAGTCCGACAAGGCCTCCATGGAAATCCCGTCGCCTGTCGCAGGCGTGGTCGAGAGCATCAGCGTCAAGCTCAATGACGAAGTCGGTACTGGCGACCTGATCCTGGCCCTGAAAGTGGTGGGCGCCGCGCCTGCTGCTGCCGCGCCAGCCCAGGCTGCTGCACCTGCCGCCGCTGCTCCGGCTCCCGCCGCTGCCGCTCCGGCCGCTCCGGTAGCCGACACTGTTCAGGACATTCATGTCCCGGACATCGGTTCGGCAGGCAAGGCCAAGATCATCGAAGTGCTGGTCAAGGCCGGCGACACCGTCGAAGCCGACCAGTCGCTGATCACCCTGGAATCCGACAAGGCCAGCATGGAAATTCCATCGCCAGCCGCTGGCGTGGTGGAAAGCGTTTCCATCAAGCTCGATGACGAAGTCGGTACGGGCGACCTGATTCTCAAGCTGAAAGTCAAAGGCGCGGCGCCTGCTGCTGCCAAGGCGCCAGCCGCTGCTGCTCCGGCTGCCGCTGCACCTGCTGCATCGGCTCCGGCTGCTGCACCAGCTGCCGCTCCCGTGGCCGCTGCACCGGTCAAGTCCGGTGCCAAAGTTCACGCAGGCCCGGCTGTTCGCCAACTGGCCCGTGAATTCGGCGTCGAGCTGAACGCGGTCAGCCCAAGCGGTCCGCACGGTCGTGTGCTCAAAGAAGACGTGCAGGTTTACGTCAAGGCCATGCTACAGAAGGCCAAGGAAGCACCGGCCGCCGCTGCTGGCGCAACCGGCGGCGCGGGCATCCCGCCAATTCCGGTCGTGGACTTCAGCCGCTTCGGTGAAACCGAAGAAGTGCCGATGACCCGCCTGATGCAGATCGGCGCGTCGAGCCTGCACCGCAGCTGGTTGAACATCCCGCACGTGACTCAGTTCGATTCGGCTGATATCACCGAGCTGGAAGCGTTCCGCATCGCTCAGAAAGCCGTTGCAGAGAAGGCCGGCGTCAAGCTGACCATCCTGCCGCTGCTGCTCAAGTCGTGTGCGCACCTGCTCAAGGAACTGCCGGACTTCAACAGTTCGCTGGCACCAAGCGGCAAGGCGATCATTCGCAAGAAGTACGTGAACATCGGCTTCGCGGTCGACACCCCTGAAGGCCTGCTGGTACCGGTCATCAAGAACGTCGACCAGAAGAGCCTGTTGCAACTGGCAGCCGAAGCCGCTGCGCTGGCCGCCAAGGCCCGCGACAAGAAGCTCACCGCTGACGACATGCAAGGCGCCTGCTTCACCATTTCCAGCCTCGGTCACATTGGCGGCACCGGCTTCACGCCGATCGTCAACGCGCCGGAAGTGGCGATCCTCGGTGTTTCCAAGGCAACCATCCAGCCAGTCTGGGACGGCAAAGCCTTCCAGCCGAAACTGATGCTGCCGCTGTCGCTGTCCTACGATCACCGTGTGATCAACGGCGCCGCTGCTGCACGCTTCACCAAGCGTCTGAGCGATCTGCTGGCGGACATCCGCACCATCTTGCTGTAA
- the msrA gene encoding peptide-methionine (S)-S-oxide reductase MsrA, with protein MVLRSEILVNKNVLPTKEQALPGRETPMSVPEKHFVHDAPLLGPFVTDVDFAIFGLGCFWGAERKFWQREGVVSTAVGYAGGFTPNPTYEEVCSGLTGHTEAVLVVYEPAKVSYEELLKMFWELHNPTQGMRQGNDIGTQYRSVIYATNPTQLAAAKHSEQVFQAELTKAGKGTITTEIEEAPTFYFAEAYHQQYLAKNPEGYCGIGGTGVTCPI; from the coding sequence ATGGTTCTGCGCTCGGAAATTCTGGTGAACAAAAACGTGCTACCGACTAAAGAACAAGCTCTGCCTGGCCGCGAAACCCCAATGAGCGTGCCGGAAAAACACTTCGTCCACGACGCCCCGCTGCTGGGCCCGTTCGTCACTGATGTGGATTTCGCAATTTTTGGCCTGGGCTGCTTCTGGGGCGCGGAACGCAAATTCTGGCAGCGCGAGGGCGTGGTCAGTACGGCTGTAGGTTACGCCGGCGGCTTTACCCCGAACCCGACTTATGAAGAAGTCTGCTCGGGCCTGACCGGCCACACCGAAGCCGTGCTGGTGGTCTACGAACCGGCAAAAGTCAGCTACGAAGAACTGCTGAAGATGTTCTGGGAACTGCACAACCCAACCCAGGGCATGCGCCAGGGCAATGACATCGGCACTCAGTACCGCTCGGTGATCTACGCCACCAACCCGACTCAGCTGGCCGCCGCCAAGCACAGCGAGCAGGTGTTCCAGGCCGAGTTGACCAAGGCCGGCAAAGGCACCATCACCACCGAAATCGAAGAAGCCCCGACCTTCTACTTCGCCGAGGCGTACCACCAGCAGTACCTGGCCAAGAACCCTGAAGGCTATTGCGGGATTGGCGGTACAGGCGTGACGTGCCCGATCTGA
- a CDS encoding 23S rRNA (adenine(2030)-N(6))-methyltransferase RlmJ, with translation MNYRHAFHAGNHADVFKHLTLTRLIALMSRKEQPFAYLDTHAGIGLYDLQGDQASRTGEYLEGIARLWDQPDLPALTADYMKVLHDMNPDGQLRYYPGSPELARRLTRPQDRLMLNEKHPEDGLLLKDNMGGDRRVKVHLGEGWHVPRAMLPVQEKRAVMLIDPPFEQLDEMQRCAASLKEAIGRMRQTVAAIWYPVKDQRMLRRFYQDLAGTGAPKLLRVELLVHPLDTPNSLNGSGLAIANPPWGLEEELRELLPWLSKKLGQTQGGWQMDWLIAE, from the coding sequence ATGAATTATCGTCACGCCTTCCATGCCGGCAATCACGCCGATGTGTTCAAACACCTGACTTTGACCCGCCTCATCGCCCTGATGTCGCGCAAGGAGCAGCCGTTTGCCTATCTCGACACTCACGCCGGCATTGGTCTGTATGACCTGCAGGGCGATCAGGCGAGCCGTACCGGTGAGTACCTGGAAGGCATTGCGCGCTTGTGGGATCAGCCCGATCTGCCGGCGCTGACTGCCGACTACATGAAGGTGCTGCACGACATGAACCCGGACGGCCAGTTGCGCTACTACCCGGGTTCGCCGGAACTGGCGCGGCGTCTGACGCGGCCGCAGGATCGGCTGATGCTCAACGAGAAACACCCCGAAGATGGCCTGCTGCTCAAGGACAACATGGGGGGTGATCGTCGGGTGAAAGTTCACCTTGGCGAAGGCTGGCATGTGCCGCGGGCAATGTTGCCGGTGCAGGAGAAGCGGGCGGTGATGTTGATTGATCCGCCGTTCGAGCAGCTCGACGAGATGCAGCGTTGTGCAGCGTCGCTCAAAGAGGCGATTGGTCGGATGCGCCAAACCGTGGCGGCGATCTGGTATCCGGTGAAGGACCAGCGCATGTTGCGCCGTTTCTATCAGGACCTGGCCGGCACGGGCGCGCCGAAGTTGTTGCGGGTGGAGTTGCTGGTGCATCCGTTGGACACGCCGAACAGCCTGAACGGCTCGGGCCTGGCGATTGCCAACCCGCCGTGGGGTCTGGAAGAGGAATTGCGTGAATTGCTGCCGTGGTTGTCCAAGAAGTTGGGACAGACCCAGGGTGGGTGGCAGATGGATTGGTTGATTGCCGAATAA